The stretch of DNA GAATCCGAGTCTTCACTGACGGGTTGCATCAGAGTATTGAGGTCGAATGAAGAAGATTCGGGTTCTATCTCTTCGATGTCAAATGAATCATAGCTCATCCTTTCTTCGAATTTCTCGTCTGAACAATTCAGAAGCCAAGAAAGAGAGCACTTTAATCCCTTACTTGCGATCATCTTATGTCTAGGCTTAATTGTTGAAGCAAGTCCATACGTGAAGTAAGCTGGGAAAGAAACCAAATCATCCAGTGGCCTGTTCATAGTGGATTCAAAGAACTCAAAATTAAGTCCCATGATGTCGAGATTCAAGGCCAACAACTGTGGACACCCAACAACCATCGTTTTCACTTGTTCTAAGGAGAATTTGCATTCTTTCAGGAAATTTGCATGCCTCACTATTGCTTTGTCGCTTAGGCTGACAATCTGCGGCATCTTCTCTATGACTCTTCCAAAATCTTTGGGACCCAATCCAAAAATCGTGTTGAGAAAGCTCTGTTGGCTAAGAAGTTTTGTTTCAAGGTCAATTCCCATGATTTCAGGATATTGAGCGATCACACTAGCAAGGGACTTTTGGCTAACATTATATTCTAAAAGGAGTTTTATGTTTGATTTCACCCGCTCATTAAGTTCAAAGCCAAGAATGTGTGGGCTTTTCTCGATTAATCTAGCGACAGCTAAGCTTGGTATTCCCATGCTTTCCAAGTATTCAACGAATGGTTTGATAACACGTCCCACTCGCATGCCCAATATCTCCGGATAAGTAGTTAGCACCCGACCAATCTCTCGCCTGGCTACTCCAATTCCAACCAAATAAGCCACGGAAGTACTCATGGTGCCCTCAAGTTTAAACCCCAGAACTTCTGGATACCTCTCCAACACTCGGGGAATGTCATTAGGCTTAATGTCCATACCTTGCAGATACTTGACAACTGGTGCAAGGTCAACAACAACACTAGCATGGAGGACTTGTGGGTACCGACGCAGAAACTCTGTGAAAGTAGATTTTCGTACGCCCAATTTTCCAAGGTAATCTAGTACTGGAATCATGTTTTTCTTTACACTGCAGCCAAGGACAAGAGGGTAATTGTTAATGTCTTCGATCGAAAGCCCTAAATTCTGAAGGAAGTTCACACGTTCTTTCATGACCTCAGCGGAAACAGGAAGTTCTAATCCATCAAGCTCATCAGGTATAATCCCGATGCCCCTCAAAAATTCGTAAACATGGGCGCGATTGGCTTTCCTCTCATTCTTCATCTGCAATAAACTAGGATGTGTATAGAACGAAGTGGGATTAACTTCTTTCTTGAGTTTGTCCTCCCTGGAGGAAGATAAATGTAAGGCCTTTAGTGGAAGTGCTCTACCAGCTACAGAGGTGTTTGACCTCATCAACAATCCACATCTCTGGGCAGAATAGTTTGAAATTGCAAGAGATGAAACAAAATTCAACTGGGTTTGGTTAAATGTAACGGAGTGCACCAGCAAAAATGGGGGTTTTGCAATGCTCATATAGCTAATTATCTTCATGCCCCTTAACAGATCGTGCAATACAAATTATCTGCACGCACAAAAGATAAAATAAGAATCCAAAATTTCCTAAATGTTAATGCATGGTACTTGAATCACAGAGGGCTGGCAATATAATGCAAAATATACCAACTGCCTGATTAGTCTTTTTCTAAAACACAGCATACATCGTATTTGTTGAACACTCATTTTACCAGAGGTTTCCACGAAACCTACAGCATCAAAGCATTGTTTGTTTCACAGTTACTTATACCTCCAGAAACTAGGAGACTCCAGAGATTAGCAAACATGGAACTTCAAAACTCGTGCCAAAGTAAAAGCAAACATACACATCAATAAACTTTAATTCAGACTTATGCTATAGATTGTGTAAAAGTACAAGCCAAATATCAAGAAAGACCAAGTGATCAGTTCTTCAACCATCAGCAATTTAAATGAGGAACATTCAAAATCCTAGTCATAAATAGACAAAAAGTATGATAACAAAAAATTAAAGAGGTATTATCCGAACAAGAAAATGCTTTCAGTTTTAATGCAGTCCCAGATTTCCAATACGCTCCAAATATAAAACCATCGAAAGTAGACCACCTTAATTGTTTCTACTCAAGTCATAAATTTAATCAAAACTTCTAATGCTTCGCCCAAAATACATTTGAGATCACAAGCGAATACATGgaacaaaacaataataatcaTGATGATaaatccatctaaagaaacagTAACAAAAAAAACACTTGCACGCATTATTTCAATAGAATGGTGTTCTGGATGAAATAAACAAAGAAAAGCACCagtgaagaaaaaagaaaatataatgTGTTATAGGGCCAAATTATCCaaaaaatcatattcaattaCTTACGATCCGTAAAACCCATTTGTAAATTATAATTCGAAATTTCAAACTTCCGAAAGTGTAAGCTAAAAACACAAAACCAAAATTAAAAATGCATCTTTAGAATCTCATAGCTTGGGGAGACTGTTAAGAACACCACATATTACACATTCGGTCCACAAAATTGAAGTTTGAATCAAGAAAACGAGCGAAAGATAAaggctttttaaaaaaaaaattaactcacGTTATACAAGAATCCTAATCCGAACCCATCGAGGTCGCGAGAAACTAGCAAGTGATTTTTAAACTTACATTAAAAGAGATGAAAACGATAGAAAACagaattaaattaatattaagcTAGCCTCAATCTTTACGGAGAGAATGTGTCGAGGCAGGCAAAAACGGCAGTACTGGCGGTGGTGGGTGATGTATGGCCGCCGCAACAACAACAATCATAAATGTAAAAGGCTACGTTCAGAATGGCAGTTGGCGGCGGTAAAGAGCGGCGCGGAttagaataaaattttataattacaaTGGTTTAAGAACCAAACCCCTTGAAAAAATATTAGAGTCTGTCACTACTCGGATGAGAATAAAGTTAGAGTCACGTTCGACATGTCAATACTGACAACAATGAAACATACAGTAAAAATAAAATCCGTTGATTTAAAAAATTGTGAGAGTTCGatctaaaaaaattcatataattaaCTTTCAAGAAATGTTGACGGTTTAAAATTCCTTTATCTTTCTAATTCTCTTATAATGTCTTTGgttgaattaaaatttgaagtccttatttcaaaaaaaaaaaatttgtctttaattcatttttaaaattatcttaAATGGACTTGACgacaattatatattaaatggaCTTGACGACATGTTTTACAGTGTCTACTGCTCTGTCAAAACAGCCAAAGAATTATGGGACTCATTGGAGAAAAAGTATAAGACAAAAGATGCAGGAGTCAAGAAGTTCGTAGTTGGAAAATTCCTTGACTTCAAAATGGTAGACGCCAAATCTGTAATAAATCAGGCACAACAAattcaaattataattcatgacTTGTTGGCAGAAGGTATGGAAATCAATGAACCATTTCAAGTGGTGGCCATAATTGAGAAATTGCTACCAATGTGGAAAGACTTCAAGAACTACCTTAAGCACAAGCGCAAGGAGTTGAAACTTGAAGATCTGATTGTGAGGCTTCGAATTGAGAAAGATAGTCGTACTTCTGAAGCCAAAACACACAAAAGGACAATGGACGCCGAGGCCGAGGCCAATCTGACAGAATCTAGCACCAGTCACAAGAGAAAGCGCCCTCAAAATGAGAAACGAGGGCATGCCAAGAAGTTCAAAGGaacttgctacaactgtggcaaaccgAATCATATGGCCAAGGACTGTCGTCTTCCAAAGAAAGACAACAAACATCAGAAACTAAGGCAAGCCAATATCATCGAAGATAGGAATGTACCAATAGACTTATCACAACTTGATATATCCGTCGTTGTGTTTGAAACCAATTTGGTAGATAATCCAAGGGAATTGGCGGGTAGATATCGGATCCACTAGCCACATATGTGCTGAAAAGGAAATGTTCTCATCCTACACTACTGTAAGTGATAGGAAATTTTTTATGGGAAACTCTACGACATCTCAGGTAGTAGGAATTGGCAAAGTGGTGTTGAAGATGACTTCCGGTAAAGAGATAACATTGTTGAATGTGTTGCATGTGTCAGACATTTGAAAGAACTTAGTTTCTGGATCCTTGTTGAGTAAGGCTGTCTTTAAACTTGTGTTTGAATCGGACAAGTTTGTCTTAACTAAGAATGGTGTGTTTGTAGGCAAAGTGTACCAAGATAATGGTCTCTTTAAAATGAATGTAATGAATATTTACCGTCATGAGGCGAAGAATAAAGTGAATGATTCTGTTTACTTGTTTGAAAGTTCTAATTTATAGAATGAAAGATTAAGACATGTTAACTTCAACGCATTACAAAGACTTGCAAACTTAAATGTATTACCTGCATTTAAAAGAAATCCACGAGATAAGTGTGAGATTTGTGTTTAAGCAAAGATGGCCAAAAGTCCATTCCATTATGTGACAAGAAATACTAATTCACTTGAATTAATTCACACTGACGTATGTGATTTAAAATTTGTGCAAACTCGAGGTGGAAAAAAGTATTTCATAACTTTCATTGATGATTGCACAAGGTTTTGTTACGTCTATCTATTGAAAAGCAAGGATGAAACTATAGAAGCTTTCAAAAATTATAAGAATGAGGTTGAGAATCAATTGAGTACAACAATCAAAATGATTCGAAGTGATAGAGGTGGAGAGTATGTCGCACCATTTGAAGAATTTTGCACTAACTCTGGCATAATTCATCAAACTACGGCACCATACTCACCTCAATCAAACGGAGTTGCAGAACGTAAAAATCGTACTCTTAAGGAGATGATGAACGCGTTGTTAATGAATTCTGACTTACCTCAAAACCTGTGGGGGGAAGCAATATTATCTGCAAACcacattcttaataaaataccacacaAAGGGAAAGATGAAACTCCATATGAGTTATGGAAAGGTCGCAAACCATCTTACAAATACCTAAAAGTGTGGGGGTGTTTGGCTAAAGTAGAAATACCCAAGCCAAAACAAGTTAAAATTGGACCCAAAACTGTTGACTGCATTTTTATTGGATATACATATAATAGTAGTGCATATAGGTTTTTGGTGCATAAGTCAACGATTCCTGATATTAACGAAGGAACAATTATGGAATCAAGGAATGCAATATTCTTTGAAAACAACTTTCCTTGTAAGGAAAGAAAAGAAGGTTCCATTAAACGATCTTATGAATCTACTATTGATTCTAAAAAAATCAATGAAGAACCAAGACGTGGTAAGAGAGCTAGAGTTGAAAAGTCTTTTGGTCGTGAATTTCTGACTTACATGTTAGATGATGAACCTAGAACTATTCAAGAAGCTCTATCCAATCCAGAAGCACATTTCTGGAAAGAAGCAATAAATGATGAAATAGATTCCATTATGCATAATCATACATGAGAGTTGACTGACCTCCCTCCGAGATGTATGCCTTAGGATGCAAGTGGATCCTTAAAAGGAAATACAAAGAAGATGGATCTATAGATAAATACGAAGCACGATTGGTAGCTAAAGGGTTTAAACAAAATGAAGGATATGACTTCTTTGACACATACTCTCCAGTCACCAGGATTACATCCATTCGTGTTCTCATAGCTATTGCTGCATTGAATAACCTTGAGATTcaccaaatggatgtaaagacagcCTTTTTGAATGGAGAATTGgaagaagaaatatatatggaACAACCCGAGGGGTTTGTTGTACTCGGACAAGAAAAGAAGGTGTGTAAACTTGTCAAGTCACTATACAGACTCAAACAAGCACCTAAGCAATGACATGAAAAATTTGACAATACAATGAAGTCAAATGGTTTCAAACTCAACGAATGTGATAAATGCGTTTATATTAAAGGTAATGCAAAAGATTATGTAATTGTCTGCCTTTATGTTGACGACATGTTGATTATGGGAAGTAATCATGAGTTGATTATAAATATCAAGAATATGTTGAAAAGgtcttttgatatgaaagacTTGGGGTTATGTGATATTATATTAGGGATTAAAATTTCTAGAATACCTGAAGGAATTATTTTATCACAAACTCACTATGTTGAAAAGGTGCTAGAAAGATTCAGTACCTTAAACAGTCGTCCTGCTAGAACTCCTATAGATTTAGGCGTTCATTTAGCAAAGAATAGAGGAGAACCCATCTCACAATTGGAATATGCAAGGATAATAGGTATTCTAATGTACTTGATTAACTTTACTCGTCCAGATCTTGCGTATTCAGTAAATAAGTTAACTAGGTTCACAAGTAATCCAAATAAGGATCATTGGAAAGCCTTAACTAGAGTGCTTGGATATTTGAAATATACATTGAACTATGGTTTGATGTATTCAAAATATCCTGCAGTTTTAGAAGATACTGTGATGCTAATTGGATATCTGACACAAAAGAGTCCAAGTCCACTAGTTGATATGTATTCACAATATGTGGATGAGCGGTGTCATGGAAATCGTCTAAGCAAACATGTATAGCTCGATCCACTATGGAATCCGAATTCATAGCCTTAGATAAAGCTggggaagaagccgaatggctAAGAAACTTCCTAGAAGATATTCCTTGTTGGAATAAGCATGTGCCTTCCATTAACATTCATTGTGATAGTCAATCGGCAATTGGAAGAGCACAAAGCAGTATGTACAATAGTACGTCTCGACACATTAGACGAAGACATAATACCATAAGACAATTAATCTCAAATGGGGTTATTTCTGTTGAATATGTAAAATCAAAGAAAAACCTAGCGGATCCGTTTATTAAAGgaataaataaatatcaaatGTACAAACTGTTAAGAGAAATGAGTTTAAAacccacaaaataaaatatttatagcgGTAACCCAACCTTGTGAAGTGGAGATCCCATGACTTTGGTTCAATGGGACAACTAAGTTATAAATATTAGTTTGAGTACTTGGAATAAGTAAAGGCTCATTCCTACAAAATCCAAGTAGAAAAGACCTGCAACATGTGGTGAGGTTAAGTTTTCTTTTAATGATTCCTATATCTAAAAGGTAGGGTATGACAGGATACTCTAGTTAGGAGATCACATATAAGTGAGAAGTAATGGCCGCTTCAATGGAAAAACACTTAAAAATCTAAGATATGGTCCATGGCCGAAATGGACACAACATGAGAACAAGAATATGTTAGAATTAATATTGTGTAAATACTATTGACTTGGTTTACATAAACGGTTGACTAGTTCAAGACATCATGTCACTACTCAACTAGTAAATCCTATAGTATATTACTAAGGAAGGTTCAAAGTCAAAAGCTACCTATCCTAATGCAATAATAATTCATAAGAGCTTTCAAGTAAATCTGCATACATGCATTATGTTAATTTatgtgggggattgttggaTAAATGAATAATGAAGAGTtgttgaatagaaatgggagtggGAGTTGTCCCACATGGAGAAAATAGCCAAATAAAGTCTTCCTCATAAACTCTAAGTTTGAGTTAGGGGTTTGGGCCCCAAGGGGTACCAGAAGTTTTTAGAAGGGGGAAGACGCTAATAAGTTGTGTCTTGGTGAAACACACGCGCGTGCGCTCGGCCCGGCCCGGCCCGCTTCGGTGTGGTGCGGTGCGGTCTTTGACAAGCATTATTCTTTTTGGAACAAGTTTATTTGAAGAATAAAATTTGTTAGCTAAATGATGCATTCGGAACAGAGATGCGCGGGTGCGCCACATCCCGCGCGTATGCGCGCTTGTTGCTGGACTCATTGCTGACGAAATAGAACAAGGCGCGCAGGCGCGCGCTCCTTGATGTGCGCGTAGCTCGCGAGGGCAGAATGATGCGCGTGGCCACGCACGCGCCTTGTTCTATTTCGTCAGCAATGAGTCCAGCAACAAGCGCGCGCTCCTTGATGTGCGCGTAGCTCGCGAGGGCAGAATGATGCGCGTGGCCACGCACGCGCGGTTGCGCGCGCAGCGCTGATTCTGGAAAAATGCGCGTCCCTTGGCTATGATGACATCTGTTCTTGACTGTTTTTGGCCCAATCAATGTATCCCTTGACTAGAATTGTGTCTCTTCTAAACATCCGGTCTGGAGAAACGTGTCTCTTCAACGCAACCGATGATCATCTATAAATATTCCCTCCAACCATTTTCCAAGGCTGCTGAAATTTTTCACTGCTTTTCTTCTTCCATATTGCTGCattctttattttcgaaatacTTGAAAGTTGCTGCATATATTGTTTGCTGCATTCGAGATTTGTAGTGCTGCAAACTCTCGAATAGACGTCGTTGTATCTTGGAGACGATTGCCTGCAACGTATAGCACTTTATACGGGCAATTTCGTCTTGCGAAGAAAAGGTTTTTCCTTGCCTCGACTTGCTCTTATTGTTGTTGCGTTTTGTTCGTGATTCAAGTTGCTGCGCTTTGCTCGTGTTTCATGACATCCAACATATCCAGGGTAATATCTATCAAACAGAGTAgtatttttttttgtgaatatcggtagagttgacccgtctaaCAAATAAAgaatcgtgagaccgtctcacaagacacCTACTCTTTATATAATTTGAAAGGCATGGCTAGGAAATGAATAATACTATAGAATTTCGTATTGAGAATTTTTTTGCATACATTTTTCTAAGAGTGTATCTTTTGTGATACGGTGTCAGGGATATAGATATGTGAGACTGATCAACTCAATATACATctacaataaaaagaaatatttgtgatataaaaaatattttttttatggatcAGGTCGAGTGTgatatatatctcacaaaattgactcacgAGACTTGTATAATTATGCTATCCATATCTACGAATGAGCAAAAATCATCGATGATCCTAATAAACTAATCGGTTTAATTTTCTATTATTGGTTTTCTTGTTAGAAAACATCGAATTATTCAGATAAATAAATTGTAAGAGTAAGTCTCCTGTGACTTGTGAGAAGGTCGCACGAATTTTtttctatgagacgggtcaaatctaccgatattcacaataaaaagtaataatttagcataaaaaataatattttttcatggatgacccaaataagagatctgtctcacaaaatatgatctgtgagaccgtttcacacaagtttttgtcaaattatAATTAGTTTGATTTTGAGATTAAAAAACAATGTGTTTGGcccatttaaagattaattccATATAGTTTTGGTTTGCTGGTTATTTGGCTCGATCGAAAACCTTATTCACATAACATTTTGTGTAACTcgcattttattttataaaaaaaatagaaatggtTTCTAATGTAAGGTGGATTATAAGAATCACGAAATAAGTAAATATGCAattctgaaaacataatcaggGAAAATTACTAGAAAAATTAAtgcaaaaaaatataattatactaTTTTTCTTCAcaataaattttattgaatggtataatttaaaaataaatagataaacATTAAAATGTTAACaaattatttcaataaactAACTTATTTTGTATGTTATATTAAAAAAAGGGAAATCAATACCATTTTACTAATATGTAAACAAAACTAAATTAACATTTGTTAAGCATCTTATTTTCTTGGGAAAAATATAGTTATAAATGcaacatataaattattatattaaataatattttcattaacTTTGAAGTATATTAATCTTTTTCTATCTCACAACCGCTACCATTTAATACGCATTGGGTAAAGTACTAGTATGCAGACCAcactaaatatataaattacacTGGACAAGCGCCGTGTCATAGAattattcaaaaaaatattgataagAAAATCAAACTTGTGATCATTCATCAAACAAACTACGTCAACTTATACACTCCCCCATATTacttattttatcagttgtAGGCAAAATATTATGTGTGTCTCGACGTCAACAGGTGAAATAATGTtctctattattattattaaatttgaggCAGGGagtaaaattttcttttcatctCAAATGTCATATCAATTTTTTcctcaaaataataaattatatattcaatCAATCACAAAAAAACATATGAACCGATTTTGTTAGGCGTTTTTAATCTGATCCAGCTTAACTCgacttattaaaaatattattttttatgttaaaaatattacttttattgtatatatagatCAGATCGATCTGACTTaagaaaacataatctcaatcaatttgTTCGTGGAACGTAACATAGAGGGCAATAAGTTTGGTTGGATTTGATTATTTGCCCCGTTGGATTGATAATTTATCGCTAATAGTGCACCCGTATGCGTGGTGTATGCTTGTGTAATATTTTtctaattattttgatttatattcaaataagAGTAATATCATTGttgtaaaaaaaatgaaagatcATACTGCTATTTGAATTGATGAtattaataagaaaatattatatcataattttaaaatttattgagGGATAAAAGTGTAATGTGAAATGTCGAaataagaaaacaaaagaaaaaccaAAGTGTGAAACATATAAGAGCAATTTTAGAAGGAAAAGATCATGTCTTTTTGTCTATATTAGGTAGATTCTTTATATAGAAGTATAGATcatggatatttttttaaaagttagttatctaattatattaataacattttttttttattatatagcagttttggattttttttaatttgaggacTTCTTCTTATACCTATGAATTCCATTGTAGCTAAAAATATACATTGGAAGAATCggttggatcaacagaaattGAGAAATATTATCTCCGACTCACTAGGTTCTATCACTGCAAAGCCCAATCACGGTAAAAAGTCGTAAGGGACGAATGATATACTCGATGAATAAGTAATTCAATTGAGAATCCCACCAGACCTAACTATCGTAATGTGTCCTGATATCAAAGCTTCTTGAACCTACTGAAGGAGGAATTAGGATCAGAGCGCTAGCATTCCTTACTTTCTATAAATTGCTCATTATCATCTCATCCCCCATATAGAGGGTGCACTTTTTGTATATGTAGCAAATATCTAT from Primulina tabacum isolate GXHZ01 chromosome 3, ASM2559414v2, whole genome shotgun sequence encodes:
- the LOC142540627 gene encoding transcription termination factor MTERF4, chloroplastic-like, which translates into the protein MKIISYMSIAKPPFLLVHSVTFNQTQLNFVSSLAISNYSAQRCGLLMRSNTSVAGRALPLKALHLSSSREDKLKKEVNPTSFYTHPSLLQMKNERKANRAHVYEFLRGIGIIPDELDGLELPVSAEVMKERVNFLQNLGLSIEDINNYPLVLGCSVKKNMIPVLDYLGKLGVRKSTFTEFLRRYPQVLHASVVVDLAPVVKYLQGMDIKPNDIPRVLERYPEVLGFKLEGTMSTSVAYLVGIGVARREIGRVLTTYPEILGMRVGRVIKPFVEYLESMGIPSLAVARLIEKSPHILGFELNERVKSNIKLLLEYNVSQKSLASVIAQYPEIMGIDLETKLLSQQSFLNTIFGLGPKDFGRVIEKMPQIVSLSDKAIVRHANFLKECKFSLEQVKTMVVGCPQLLALNLDIMGLNFEFFESTMNRPLDDLVSFPAYFTYGLASTIKPRHKMIASKGLKCSLSWLLNCSDEKFEERMSYDSFDIEEIEPESSSFDLNTLMQPVSEDSDSDYEDDSVDDYEDEYIKH